A genome region from Trichoderma asperellum chromosome 7, complete sequence includes the following:
- a CDS encoding uncharacterized protein (BUSCO:EOG092D2APH) produces MKLVSRHIPKEFEDEQVSLLPEDPEDMWHAYNLIVPGDLVHAHAVRKVVNINPGTGVPAAERVHTNLAIRVKSTFFDPAVSSLRVSGVVAAENDHVSMGAHHTLDIEINRSFTVVKPDGWDSVAKATLAQALSDDKNGAMAAVVMQEGLANICLITQFRTVLKTRVESVVPKKRDTASDQDAGMRRFYDKTLSSLLRAVDFSESRPLLIASPGFVATDFKEYIAKQGRDKSDKVLTAVARQATVIHANSGHIHSLNEVLKSPEVLAKMKDMNYAKEAQYIDNFFDLLKLDDGRAWYGSRAVEKAIADGAVGPGGGVLLINNSLFRSQDLATRKKYVALVDKVKLDGGDARILSSDHESGQRLKMMGDIAAILNYPMHDLDEDEEEEAEAEPTPNRRNEEDEIDMLDSVI; encoded by the exons ATGAAGCTCGTATCGCGACACATACCCAAGGAGTTTGAGGACGAGCAGGTCTCGCTCCTGCCGGAAGACCCAGAAGACATG TGGCATGCATACAATCTGATAGTTCCCGGCGACCTCGTCCATGCGCATGCCGTCCGAAAAGTCGTCAACATCAACCCCGGCACGGGCGTCCCCGCCGCCGAACGAGTCCACACAAATCTGGCCATCCGGGTCAAGTCAACCTTTTTCGATCCCGCCGTCTCTTCACTCCGAGTCTCTGGCGTCGTTGCCGCCGAGAACGATCATGTTTCTATGGGCGCGCATCACACACTCGACATCGAGATCAACAGGTCATTTACCGTGGTCAAGCCCGATGGCTGGGACAGTGTAGCCAAGGCCACCCTGGCGCAGGCGCTATCAGACGACAAGAACGGTGCCATGGCTGCCGTAGTCATGCAAGAAGGCCTTGCCAACATTTGTCTCATTACCCAGTTCCGAACTGTTCTAAAGACTCGCGTGGAGAGCGTGGTGCCCAAAAAGCGCGATACTGCGTCCGACCAAGACGCAGGAATGCGAAGATTTTACGACAAAACACTCTCATCGCTACTCAGAGCCGTCGACTTCTCCGAGTCAAGACCGTTGCTAATAGCGAGCCCCGGCTTTGTTGCGACAGACTTCAAAGAGTACATTGCAAAGCAGGGTCGGGATAAGTCAGACAAGGTTCTCACGGCTGTTGCAAGGCAAGCGACAGTAATCCACGCCAACTCAGGGCACATCCACAGCTTAAACGAGGTTCTCAAGAGCCCCGAAGTTCTAGCCAAGATGAAGGACATGAATTACGCAAAGGAGGCGCAGTATATTGATAACTTCTTTGACCTGCTCAAGCTTGACGACGGGCGAGCATGGTACGGCAGCAGAGCCGTGGAGAAGGCCATTGCCGATGGCGCAGTTGGGCCCGGTGGAGGAGTCCTATTAATCAACAACTCCCTCTTCAGGAGTCAGGATCTCGCGACACGGAAAAAGTACGTTGCGCTGGTGGACAAGGTCAAGctcgacggcggcgatgcgCGAATACTAAGCAGCGACCACGAGAGCGGACAACGACTGAAGATGATGGGAGACATTGCAGCTATTCTGAATTACCCCATGCACGAcctggacgaggacgaagaagaggaggcagaggccgAACCGACACCCAATAGACGGAATGAGGAGGACGAAATAGACATGTTGGATAGCGTCATTTAG
- a CDS encoding uncharacterized protein (EggNog:ENOG41), translating to MAQKLTLQSVVKLNSGYAMPLLGYGVYQTQASVATEVCKEALRIGYRHIDSASAYHNQGPSAAGIAASGVPREEVFFTTKVPVRGKPLGYKNTIDLVDIALQETKLGYLDLVLIHSPYGGVENRKGAWKALVESVEAGKVRSIGISNYGVHHLNELEAYIKELESERGGAGKGGVISVGQWEIHPWLPRDDIVQWCHARNIAVQAYCPIVRGERFGEPKVVAAAKKYGKTEAQVMLRWSLQKGFVPLIKSVTPSRIAENADLYDFELTEEEVKDLTTGEYSPIAWDPTVEPLDR from the exons ATGGCGCAGAAACTCACGCTCCAGTCTGTGGTGAAGCTTAACTCCGGCTATGCCATGCCCCTTCTGGGCTATGGA GTCTATCAAAC GCAGGCGTCTGTGGCAACTGAAGTCTGCAAAGAGGCTCTGAGAATTGGATACAGACAT ATTGATTCTGCATCCGCGTATCACAACCAGGGACCTTCTGCAGCAGGCATTGCCGCATCTGGAGTTCCTCGGGAAGAAGTCTTTTTCACCACAAAAGTCCCAGTGCGTGGAAAGCCTCTCGGCTACAAAAACACCATCGACCTGGTCGATATCGCTCTCCAAGAGACCAAGCTGGGCTACCTGGACCTCGTCCTGATCCACTCTCCCTATGGCGGCGTCGAGAACCGAAAGGGTGCCTGGAAAGCCCTCGTCGAGTCCGTCGAGGCTGGCAAAGTGCGCTCCATTGGTATTTCCAACTACGGCGTGCACCACCTGAACGAGCTGGAGGCCTACATTAAGGAGCTCGAGTCCGAGCGTGGCGGAGCCGGCAAGGGCGGCGTGATTTCCGTCGGTCAGTGGGAGATTCACCCGTGGCTTCCGAGAGACGACATTGTGCAGTGGTGCCATGCCAGGAACATCGCCGTGCAGGCCTACTGCCCCATTGTCCGCGGTGAGCGCTTCGGCGAGCCCAAGGTCGTTGCGGCGGCAAAGAAGTACGGCAAGACAGAGGCGCAGGTGATGCTGCGATGGAGTCTGCAGAAGGGCTTTGTTCCCCTGATCAAGAGCGTTACGCCGAGTCGCATTGCTGAGAATGCGGACCTGTACGACTTTGAGCtgacggaggaggaggtcaAGGATTTGACGACAGGGGAGTACAGCCCGATAGCTTGGGATCCTACAGTTGAGCCATTGGACAGGTAA
- a CDS encoding uncharacterized protein (EggNog:ENOG41) translates to MGVQKTFTIIPPAGPAERTPIDVRPMTSKQVRKAYQAANRVPRVSRAERIRQERAEQERIRKEFEKEKAAAKAKLLRDKKKAKEQAEREEKKKKGLPLVTVRPSQDTIAKFFRGNGLGHKRGCESEDVGETTDTAKASALPVVDELAEDDDDDDDDFPSPKRLCNERETNGEDEEEVEKRREETSTAPEETCAEIDVAEERQNEPIIEDDFFDGFEILSDEEISKLSFSETVTNIVVDMAKEVAAPQPRVELNTTPVEEKTSHLHDKTTPQQSNPAMPIKNPEPIALQEFDLIFDDEEDLELEMLALDAVVTSQQRPTKKPTEKALPQTSQKPTRKTTGYEIDLGIAACSSPVKETHQPKSQKERDQTSLMPPPPIPSASRPSISPLSPIAAIPQAPPLSTQQILFNMDDFFPTSSQQAAELEEEETTFISSPLKSCLASEARAPNPPRVSQKNSLPSGTLSSSPEPPKPFFTASGSNERMAVALLRSRRTAEQEEERRRQTMQLELAEIQKARKKEAERRAREEKLADGKLKPKYANHAALRTVRDESRISNPASPASPAIIRMPQFSARKRLIMNDNRTPVKPTPQRTPLVQTNPKTIVPDTQQPIVANMSRKVTSLGANIRPCPSSLTSHSASRTLAQEARHQYSSPKHANTPTKSANKPEGINTSPEASESKRPPASQESEFGGGWMDELATELCL, encoded by the coding sequence ATGGGGGTTCAGAAGACATTCACCATCATACCGCCCGCCGGGCCGGCCGAGCGAACCCCGATCGATGTTCGCCCAATGACATCCAAACAAGTACGCAAGGCCTACCAAGCTGCAAACCGTGTGCCACGTGTATCCAGAGCCGAGCGCATAAGGCAAGAGAGAGCCGAACAGGAGCGCATTCGAAAGGAgtttgagaaggagaaagctGCGGCTAAAGCCAAGCTCTtgagagacaagaagaaggcaaaggaaCAGGCGGagagggaggagaagaagaagaaaggcctGCCCTTGGTGACTGTCCGGCCAAGTCAAGATACTATTGCCAAATTTTTCCGAGGAAATGGATTGGGTCATAAGAGGGGCTGTGAGAGTGAAGACGTGGGTGAGACTACAGATACTGCGAAAGCCTCGGCATTACCTGTCGTGGACGAGCTagcagaggatgatgatgacgacgacgacgattttCCAAGCCCCAAACGCTTATGcaatgaaagagagacaaatggagaagacgaagaggaagtagagaaaaggagagaagagacgtCTACAGCACCTGAAGAAACCTGTGCTGAGATTGATGTTGCTGAGGAAAGGCAGAATGAGCCTATCATAGAAGATGACTTCTTCGATGGGTTTGAAATCCTGTCCGATGAAGAGATTTCAAAGCTGTCTTTCAGCGAGACGGTAACAAATATTGTCGTGGACATGGCAAAGGAAGTCGCAGCGCCGCAACCTCGTGTGGAATTAAACACTACACCGGTGGAAGAAAAGACGAGCCATTTACACGACAAGACCACACCTCAACAATCCAATCCTGCCATGCCAATCAAGAACCCTGAACCAATAGCTCTCCAAGAGTTTGACTTGATAttcgacgatgaagaggatctGGAATTGGAGATGTTGGCTCTTGACGCTGTCGTGACTTCTCAGCAACGGCCTACAAAGAAGCCTACAGAAAAGGCTTTACCACAAACCTCTCAAAAGCCGACTCGCAAGACGACCGGTTATGAAATAGATCTTGGAATTGCCGCTTGTTCTAGCCCCGTCAAGGAAACTCATCAgccaaaaagccaaaaagaaCGTGACCAAACGTCTCTTATGCCACCGCCACCAATACCTTCAGCCTCACGACCCTCCATCTCCCCCCTTTCGCCAATAGCTGCTATACCACAAGCACCGCCTCTCAGCACTCAACAAATCCTCTTTAACATGGACGATTTCTTTCCTACGTCCTCGCAGCAGGCGGCTgagttggaagaagaagaaactaccttcatctcttctcccctcAAATCATGCCTGGCCTCTGAAGCTCGAGCTCCGAACCCACCTCGGGTATCCCAAAAAAATTCGTTGCCTTCGGGCACTCTATCTTCGTCGCCCGAGCCACCTAAGCCATTCTTTACTGCTTCTGGATCCAATGAGAGGATGGCTGTGGCTTTACTTCGTAGTCGACGAACAGCcgagcaagaggaagagcgGAGACGACAAACAATgcagcttgagcttgccGAAATCCAAAAGgccagaaagaaagaagctgaGCGCCGTGCTCGAGAAGAGAAGCTAGCGGATGGCAAATTAAAGCCAAAGTATGCCAATCACGCAGCTCTCAGAACAGTACGTGATGAGAGCCGGATTTCGAATCCAGCGAGCCCAGCGAGCCCAGCCATTATAAGAATGCCGCAGTTTTCAGCGAGAAAAAGATTAATCATGAACGATAACCGCACTCCCGTAAAGCCCACACCACAGAGGACGCCTCTCGTTCAAACAAATCCAAAGACCATTGTGCCGGATACCCAGCAACCAATTGTGGCTAATATGAGCAGAAAAGTTACTTCTCTTGGCGCCAATATTCGACCTTGTCCCTCCTCTTTAACATCTCACAGCGCCAGCAGGACGCTGGCTCAGGAGGCGAGGCACCAATACTCATCTCCAAAGCACGCAAATACACCCACTAAATCAGCCAATAAACCGGAAGGGATCAATACATCCCCCGAGGCCAGCGAGTCTAAGCGCCCGCCGGCCTCTCAGGAGTCGGAAttcggcggcggctggaTGGACGAGCTGGCGACGGAGCTTTGCTTATAA
- a CDS encoding uncharacterized protein (EggNog:ENOG41) has protein sequence MSLATDDGLVSISDDELIEVQVTRASSTTSNRPAAPGSIFDNILNPRGITSRARATMESLGFPMAGSSNSRRPSQSHVRLRPPHTQSTLPRSWTTTPDSTVIDLTAEPDSPVERRRTQPTQTTQQQPYMPARNPRRTNSQRISPPQLSRSDSTFVGQQPSFIDLTEDSPEDEQRPSRNAWRPQPPQPQRIHRQHRRHHHRGHDHTTQEHLLALGYMPHGQDFGIESFRRLAGLITGDMSLPNSFNSAHIPSSSSSQQQQEPPKPPLEPLPPAKPGFTRDTCTDADSEQVVICPACNEELAYDPADSPATPSKKRKRVAGEHHFWALKKCGHVYCSDCFENRRPTKSTPDGVGFPFLNKEAAGPNDIRCAVEGCETKVASKTEWVGIYL, from the exons ATGTCGCTTGCCACGGACGACGGGCTGGTGTCAATCAGTGACGATGAGCTGATCGAAGTCCAAGTCACCCGAGCCTCCTCCACGACGAGCAACCGGCCCGCGGCTCCAGGCTCGATATTCGACAATATCCTCAATCCCCGGGGCATCACTTCGCGGGCGCGGGCAACCATGGAGAGCCTGGGCTTCCCCAtggccggcagcagcaactccaGAAGACCGTCCCAGTCGCACGTCCGACTTCGACCGCCGCACACGCAATCGACGCTTCCTCGCTCATGGACCACGACCCCAGACTCGACCGTCATCGACCTGACAGCAGAGCCAGACTCGCCCGTCGAGCGCCGAAGAACGCAGCCGACACAGacaacgcagcagcagccatacATGCCTGCCAGGAACCCGCGGAGGACGAATTCCCAGCGGATATCGCCGCCGCAATTATCCCGGAGCGACAGCACGTTTGTAGGGCAGCAGCCGAGCTTCATAGATTTGACCGAAGACTCGCCCGAAGACGAGCAGCGACCGAGTCGAAATGCCTGGCGACCGCAACCACCGCAGCCACAGCGAATCCACCGGCAGCACCGCCGACACCACCACCGCGGCCACGACCATACCACCCAGGAACACCTGCTCGCTCTGGGCTACATGCCTCACGGCCAAGACTTTGGCATAGAATCCTTTCGGAGATTAGCCGGCCTCATCACCGGCGATATGAGCCTCCCAAACTCGTTCAACTCCGCGCACATtccttcgtcgtcatcatcgcagcagcaacaagagccACCAAAGCCCCCTCTGGAGCCTCTGCCTCCTGCGAAGCCGGGCTTCACTCGAGATACATGCACCGACGCCGACAGCGAGCAGGTGGTGATATGTCCTGCGTGCAACGAGGAGCTCGCCTACGACCCTGCGGATTCACCGGCCACGCCgtccaagaagaggaagagggttGCTGGAGAGCATCATTTCTGGGCACTGAAGAAATGCGGTCAC GTCTATTGTTCCGATTGCTTCGAAAACAGAAGACCGACCAAATCCACCCCCGACGGCGTAGGCTTTCCCTTCTTAAACAAGGAAGCTGCTGGCCCTAATGACATACGCTGCGCTGTGGAAGGGTGCGAGACAAAGGTGGCTTCAAAGACCGAATGGGTTGGCATATATCtctaa
- a CDS encoding uncharacterized protein (BUSCO:EOG092D3I9A) — protein MLCGISGEAPQEPVASKKSGVVYEKRLIEQYISEHGAEPNGEVITAEDLLPIKSSRIPRPRPPTLTSIPALLATFQNEWDNLALETYNLREQLARTREELATALYQHDAAVRVIARLTKERDEARDSLSRVTVTDGAAAGEEMVVDSVELLPEELAAQVDQTHQSLSKSRKKRPVPEGWVSTDEVSSFEPTTISSLPVPQATSLDLEGSYAVAGGLSGEAAIYSIEADNVERTVPVNEPVTDTLWSGSKVFFATSQGNIKVYEAGNEIGTLSEHAGAASGLSLHPSGDLLASVGIDKSIVFYHLETMKRVSRAYADASLTTCAFHPDGHLFAAGTVNGDVKLYMTKTLEQAVVFKLGAPVQALVFSENGFMLAATAKGQTSVTIFDLRKEGDAAVSKVLETGGSVQSLAWDYTGQFLATGGATGITVQQYTKSSKKWSEPLRNSVAAIAVRWGESGKKLVSLNGEGVVSVLGVKN, from the exons ATGCTTTGCGGAA TCTCCGGAGAAGCTCCACAAGAGCCTGTCGCGTCCAAGAAGTCGG GCGTCGTATACGAGAAGCGGCTCATAGAACAGTACATCAGCGAACATGGCGCAGAACCCAACGGCGAAGTTATAACAGCAGAGGACCTGCTGCCTATCAAGTCTTCTCGCATCCCTCGACCTCGGCCCCCTACCCTGACGTCGATTCCTGCACTCCTTGCGACATTCCAAAACGAATGGGACAATCTTGCCCTGGAGACGTACAACCTGAGAGAGCAGCTAGCACGGACGAGAGAAGAGCTCGCCACGGCGTTGTATCAGCACGATGCCGCCGTTCGTGTCATCGCCCGGTTGACAAAAGAGAGGGATGAGGCCAGAGATTCATTGAGCCGAGTTACTGTAACAGACGGTGCTGCGGCTGGCGAGGAAATGGTTGTGGATAGCGTTGAGCTACTACCAGAAGAGCTGGCAGCACAGGTGGACCAGACACATCAAAG CCTATCCAAGAGCCGCAAGAAGCGCCCCGTGCCGGAAGGCTGGGTTTCCACCGACGAGGTGTCATCATTTGAGCCAACAACGATCAGCTCGTTACCTGTCCCACAAGCCACGTCACTGGATCTCGAGGGTAGCTATGCGGTGGCAGGTGGATTGAGCGGCGAGGCGGCCATCTATTCTATTGAGGCGGATAACGTGGAGAGGACCGTGCCCGTCAATGAACCTGTAACGGACACTCTCTGGTCTGGGTCAAAGGTCTTCTTTGCGACCAGCCAGGGAAACATCAAAGTCTACGAGGCAGGCAACGAGATTGGCACCCTATCAGAGcacgctggagctgccagTGGCCTGAGCTTACATCCTTCTGGGGACCTGCTTGCGTCTGTGGGCATTGATAAGAGCATCGTATTCTACCACCTGGAGACGATGAAGCGAGTTTCTCGAGCCTACGCCGATGCTT CTTTGACCACATGCGCGTTCCACCCTGATGGACACTTGTTTGCCGCGGGCACTGTCAACGGTGATGTCAAGCTATATATGACCAAGACGCTCGAGCAGGCTGTGGTATTCAAGCTCGGTGCGCCGGTTCAGGCCCTCGTCTTTTCCGAGAACGGCTTCATGCTCGCGGCCACAGCCAAGGGACAGACTAGCGTTACCATTTTCGACCTGCGCAAAGAGGGAGACGCGGCGGTTTCCAAGGTGCTCGAGACAGGAGGCTCAGTACAGTCGCTGGCTTGGGACTATACGGGCCAGTTCTTGGCGACTGGTGGAGCGACGGGCATCACCGTCCAGCAGTACACAAAGTCGAGCAAGAAGTGGAGCGAGCCGCTGCGGAACTCTGTGGCTGCCATTGCCGTTCGATGGGGCGAGTCGGGCAAGAAGCTGGTTTCTCTCAACGGGGAGGGTGTGGTGAGCGTGCTTGGTGTGAAGAACTAA
- a CDS encoding uncharacterized protein (EggNog:ENOG41): protein MPLERLPPIAALHSYTDLAQTEVLDVLFEPSPAIHATLLPVIRTAVYTSYPDLIDVCQIRLLALAAKSAETEPHPVLLSVLGSHPRLGEKNIESAQSVAEQANIQGGSEEELATLNREYEEAFPGLRYVVFVNGRGRPEIMDDMRMRIERSDYSKEVDAALQVRPGTASVDLHLT from the coding sequence ATGCCATTGGAGCGTCTCCCCCCTATTGCGGCTCTTCATTCGTACACGGATTTGGCGCAGACAGAGGTCCTCGACGTGCTATTtgagcccagcccagccattCACGCCACCCTGTTGCCAGTCATCCGTACCGCCGTCTACACCTCCTATCCCGACTTGATAGACGTATGTCAAATTAGACTGCTTGCTCTTGCGGCCAAGTCCGCCGAGACAGAACCGCATCCAGTCCTGCTCTCTGTCCTCGGATCTCATCCACGTCTTGGGGAGAAGAATATCGAATCAGCGCAGTCCGTTGCTGAACAGGCAAATATCCAGGGGGGATCCGAAGAAGAGTTGGCCACGTTGAACAGGGAATACGAAGAGGCGTTTCCGGGACTCAGATATGTCGTCTTTGTCAACGGCAGAGGGCGACCCGAGATCATGGATGACATGAGGATGCGGATCGAACGAAGCGACTATTCAAAGGAAGTCGATGCTGCATTACAGGTACGGCCAGGCACAGCCAGCGTGGATCTCCATCTCACATGA